One segment of Rhodothermus bifroesti DNA contains the following:
- the arsM gene encoding arsenite methyltransferase, translated as MTTDRIKEAVRAYYAQIAQERTSCCTSSCGCAAGYAEEVLASVPVEAQMGLGCGNPFALGALPRGATVLDLGSGAGMDCLIAAQHVGPEGRVIGVDLTPEMVALAQENARKVGLHNVTFVQGDIEALPLPECSVDVVLSNCVINLVPDKARAFAEAFRVLRPGGWLLVADLVRQGALPAYWEDDPEAYARCLAGTIPEADYLAAIEMAGLVIEAVTRAAVEGPIVSLQVRARRPL; from the coding sequence ATGACAACGGATCGCATCAAAGAAGCCGTGCGGGCGTATTATGCCCAAATTGCACAAGAGCGCACCTCGTGCTGCACTTCCTCGTGTGGATGCGCTGCAGGTTATGCGGAGGAGGTGTTGGCTTCCGTACCTGTTGAAGCCCAAATGGGCCTTGGTTGCGGTAATCCTTTTGCTTTAGGAGCGTTGCCCCGCGGGGCTACCGTGCTGGACTTGGGTTCTGGGGCAGGGATGGACTGCCTGATTGCAGCCCAGCACGTAGGACCAGAAGGTCGGGTAATCGGCGTGGATTTGACACCTGAGATGGTAGCATTGGCACAGGAGAATGCCCGAAAGGTGGGCCTGCACAATGTCACCTTTGTGCAAGGAGATATTGAAGCTTTGCCGCTGCCAGAGTGTTCGGTCGATGTGGTGCTTTCCAACTGCGTTATCAACTTGGTGCCAGATAAAGCGCGTGCATTTGCTGAAGCCTTCCGTGTGCTTCGGCCAGGAGGATGGTTGCTGGTGGCTGACTTGGTGCGGCAAGGTGCGCTACCAGCCTATTGGGAAGACGATCCAGAGGCCTATGCCCGTTGTTTGGCAGGTACAATTCCTGAAGCAGATTATCTAGCAGCCATTGAAATGGCTGGCTTGGTCATCGAGGCCGTGACGCGTGCTGCCGTTGAAGGACCCATTGTCTCGCTTCAGGTGCGCGCCCGTCGTCCTTTGTAG
- the arsN2 gene encoding arsenic resistance N-acetyltransferase ArsN2, with translation MSHPTIQVLPAHADAWPALRHLLQICHLTEEGVAAQLDRVRVAYMHGQVVGMALLERYAEGGLLRSVAVDPAWQGKGIGRRLVEAMLEEARQEGLQQVFLLTETAAGFFARLGFEAITREVVPVSVQQASQFTHLCPTSSQVMRIFLPEVIDKHQ, from the coding sequence ATGAGTCATCCAACCATTCAGGTGCTACCGGCCCACGCTGACGCGTGGCCGGCATTGCGCCATCTTTTGCAAATCTGTCATCTTACCGAAGAGGGGGTTGCAGCGCAGCTGGACCGTGTGCGTGTGGCGTATATGCATGGCCAGGTAGTGGGCATGGCGTTGCTGGAACGGTACGCTGAAGGGGGATTGCTTCGCTCCGTTGCGGTAGATCCAGCCTGGCAGGGTAAAGGAATTGGGCGGCGGTTGGTTGAAGCCATGCTCGAGGAAGCGCGTCAGGAAGGTTTGCAACAGGTGTTTCTGCTTACAGAAACCGCTGCAGGTTTTTTTGCCCGCCTGGGCTTTGAGGCCATCACGCGCGAGGTTGTCCCGGTCTCTGTGCAACAGGCGTCACAGTTTACGCACTTGTGTCCCACAAGTAGCCAAGTGATGCGCATTTTTTTGCCTGAAGTCATCGATAAACATCAATGA
- a CDS encoding ArsR/SmtB family transcription factor → MSSPSACGQSTRALRLPAEVLRLRVRQLKALGHPVRLQMVALLSQEGAPLCVCDIEAHFDLKQPTISHHLRWLREAGLVIAEVRGPYTYYQLKPEVLEDLGAWLQRLAA, encoded by the coding sequence ATGTCGTCACCCTCAGCGTGTGGTCAGTCGACGCGTGCCTTACGCTTGCCAGCAGAGGTGCTGCGCTTGCGGGTGCGGCAGCTCAAGGCACTTGGGCATCCGGTACGGCTGCAAATGGTGGCGTTGCTCTCGCAGGAAGGTGCACCCTTGTGCGTATGTGATATCGAGGCGCATTTTGATCTGAAGCAGCCCACGATTTCGCACCACTTGCGTTGGCTGCGGGAGGCAGGCTTGGTGATAGCAGAGGTACGCGGGCCGTACACGTATTATCAGCTTAAGCCTGAGGTCCTTGAGGATTTAGGAGCGTGGCTTCAGCGCTTAGCCGCTTAA
- a CDS encoding TonB-dependent receptor, whose amino-acid sequence MRYFLFALGLLGLLASAHAQSTAILEGNVRVAGTATPLQGAHVILEELAQGTTTDAKGRFQLANLPAGTYTLTVRFLGFVPYRQAILLQAGVTTQLTIILEEQTVSLGEIVVAASGLPQSRTDVAASVGLLRQEAMASVGALHPAELLNRLAGVWLMTPTGEGHLTAIRQPLTTEPVYLYLENGVPIRSTGFFNHNALYEVNLPQAEAVEVIKGPGTALYGSDAIGAVVNVSTPPAPDRPLLQGKVEGGSYGYGRALLSAGTRIGAHRVRMDANVTRTDGWREATRYARQSVVARWDWGRAGNRARLSTVVSFSHIDQNPAGSSALSAEDFERNPRLNYTPISYRRVWAFRLSAAYAYQTARSRLELTPYVRYNITELLPNWSLAFDPAIWDLRHRSLGLMVRYHHELQPERLRLTSGIDLESSPGSHFEQRVRATRQGKIFTAYTLADTLYDYYVTFWQAAPYAQLEVRPLQPLEFSLGLRLDWARYDYDNRLSVVTTGRHRRAPDTSRAFVHASPKLGWVYRLDRSLTLFGSYRHAFRVPSEGQLFRQGATSNTTHLAPVRADQFELGIRGALWSDWLAYELVGYQLEKRNDIVSYVDAQGVSQVGNVGRTRHRGLELSLRLKPTEAFQLEAAWSYTGQWYVSWETAPQSNLSGNELELAPRVLASLVLSYTPSFWRGSLLLFEWRRVGSYWMDAANTVRYEGYHVANMRLNLPLHSRVSLSGRVLNLWNRRYAERATYHPVRGSELSPAMPRSIYLSLQYHF is encoded by the coding sequence ATGCGATACTTCCTGTTTGCCCTAGGGCTGCTGGGACTATTGGCTTCAGCACACGCCCAGTCTACAGCCATTTTGGAAGGCAACGTACGCGTTGCTGGTACGGCGACGCCGCTTCAAGGCGCCCATGTCATCCTTGAGGAACTGGCTCAAGGTACTACAACCGACGCCAAGGGACGTTTTCAGCTAGCGAATCTGCCAGCAGGAACGTACACGCTAACGGTACGCTTTTTAGGTTTTGTGCCTTACCGCCAGGCCATTCTCCTCCAAGCAGGTGTAACAACGCAGCTTACGATCATCTTGGAAGAGCAAACCGTAAGTCTGGGGGAAATTGTGGTAGCAGCCAGCGGTTTGCCTCAGTCTCGGACGGATGTAGCGGCCTCTGTGGGCTTATTGCGCCAAGAGGCGATGGCATCGGTTGGGGCTTTGCACCCGGCTGAGCTTCTTAATCGACTGGCTGGGGTATGGTTGATGACGCCTACGGGTGAAGGCCATCTGACGGCCATCCGCCAACCGCTCACGACCGAGCCGGTCTATTTGTACTTGGAAAATGGGGTTCCCATTCGCTCGACCGGCTTTTTCAATCATAATGCCCTCTATGAAGTCAACTTGCCCCAGGCTGAAGCGGTCGAAGTGATTAAAGGCCCGGGAACGGCACTCTACGGTAGCGATGCTATTGGGGCAGTGGTCAACGTCTCTACGCCACCCGCGCCAGATCGCCCGTTGCTGCAAGGAAAAGTGGAAGGGGGTTCCTACGGCTATGGCCGCGCGCTTCTTAGCGCCGGCACGCGCATTGGCGCGCATCGCGTGCGGATGGATGCCAACGTGACCCGTACAGACGGTTGGCGCGAGGCTACACGCTATGCACGCCAAAGCGTCGTAGCGCGCTGGGACTGGGGTCGGGCAGGTAACCGTGCACGCCTAAGCACGGTTGTATCTTTTTCCCACATTGATCAAAATCCTGCCGGATCTTCAGCCCTCTCGGCCGAAGATTTTGAGCGCAATCCACGCCTAAACTATACGCCTATCTCTTACCGCCGCGTCTGGGCGTTTCGGCTTTCTGCGGCCTATGCTTACCAGACAGCACGCAGCCGGCTAGAGCTGACGCCTTACGTGCGCTACAACATCACCGAATTGCTGCCCAATTGGTCGCTGGCCTTTGATCCAGCTATCTGGGATCTGCGGCATCGGTCGCTGGGCTTGATGGTTCGCTATCACCATGAACTGCAGCCCGAGCGCCTTCGGCTCACCAGCGGTATCGACCTGGAAAGCAGTCCCGGAAGCCACTTTGAGCAGCGCGTGCGCGCAACGCGACAAGGCAAAATCTTTACTGCCTACACCCTTGCTGATACACTCTACGACTACTACGTGACGTTTTGGCAAGCAGCACCCTATGCCCAGCTCGAAGTGCGGCCGCTGCAGCCATTGGAGTTCAGCCTGGGTTTACGCTTGGATTGGGCACGCTACGACTACGACAATCGGCTCAGCGTCGTTACCACAGGCCGCCACCGCCGCGCCCCGGATACCAGCCGTGCGTTTGTACACGCCAGTCCTAAACTTGGATGGGTGTACCGGCTAGATCGTAGTCTGACGCTTTTTGGTTCTTATCGCCACGCTTTCCGCGTGCCTTCGGAGGGACAGCTTTTCCGACAGGGCGCGACGTCCAATACGACCCATCTAGCGCCTGTACGGGCCGATCAGTTTGAGCTAGGCATTCGCGGGGCCTTGTGGTCCGATTGGCTAGCTTATGAACTGGTAGGCTATCAGCTTGAAAAACGGAACGACATCGTTTCGTACGTTGATGCCCAGGGGGTTAGCCAAGTAGGCAATGTGGGCCGTACGCGCCACCGCGGCCTGGAGCTTTCACTGCGTCTTAAGCCGACGGAAGCCTTCCAGCTTGAGGCTGCTTGGTCCTATACCGGCCAGTGGTATGTCTCTTGGGAAACAGCCCCTCAAAGCAATCTCAGTGGAAACGAACTTGAGCTCGCGCCGCGCGTGCTGGCCAGCCTGGTTTTAAGCTACACGCCCTCCTTTTGGAGAGGAAGTCTGCTCCTCTTCGAGTGGCGCCGCGTGGGGTCCTACTGGATGGACGCAGCCAACACCGTACGCTACGAGGGCTATCACGTGGCAAATATGCGGCTTAACCTACCGCTACATAGCCGGGTAAGCCTCTCCGGGCGCGTGCTGAATTTATGGAATCGGCGCTACGCCGAGCGTGCCACCTATCATCCGGTACGCGGATCCGAGCTCTCTCCGGCCATGCCGCGCAGCATTTACCTAAGCCTGCAATACCACTTTTAA
- a CDS encoding sialidase family protein — protein MKSLKLALAGLLLGAGCSSTGPSGLRPYDFQVIRLDSGRVGAITTAIDPQTHTIYWSWAAMRDSLVDIYLSRMAPGDTAPSPPVRVHPQRGLGNLHTQAPPQVRVGPDGTVYVLWSSRIPVPGRRFPASNLYLVRSTDQGQTFAPPCLVNDDAEGPPSSHTFHDLAIGREGIVYVSWIDARRLDAQRSAETHRHHHETSSAGPDIRVARSTDGCTFSPGVIVDSTSCPCCRTALTIDAQGGLYVAWRKVFPGNVRDIVVAVSRDRGQTFSQPVRVQTDGWVLDGCPHVGPSLAVDDRQQLHVAWYTGAPERTGIWYRRLSPQLRPVLAAQPLAQVLPIAQMRLAWDTYQMWAAWEAPTKGQVRLQVFSKTAFPDTTQALSFMGRNPALAAVDGWVVLAVETEQDVRAYIKRPAAKP, from the coding sequence ATGAAATCCTTGAAGCTTGCGCTTGCTGGCTTGTTGCTGGGAGCGGGGTGTTCCAGCACAGGGCCTTCTGGGCTTAGGCCATACGATTTTCAAGTCATACGTCTGGACAGTGGTCGCGTAGGTGCAATCACCACAGCGATCGATCCCCAAACGCACACGATCTATTGGAGCTGGGCGGCTATGCGGGATAGCCTGGTGGATATTTACCTGTCGCGCATGGCTCCCGGCGATACGGCCCCTTCGCCACCGGTACGGGTTCATCCACAGCGAGGGCTAGGGAATCTGCATACCCAAGCACCGCCCCAAGTCCGGGTAGGCCCTGATGGCACAGTTTACGTGCTGTGGAGCAGCCGCATTCCGGTCCCTGGACGACGGTTTCCGGCCAGCAACCTGTACCTGGTGCGATCGACTGACCAAGGCCAAACCTTTGCACCACCCTGTTTGGTAAACGACGACGCGGAAGGGCCGCCTTCAAGCCATACCTTTCACGACTTAGCTATTGGACGTGAGGGCATCGTGTACGTCTCTTGGATTGATGCCCGTCGGCTGGATGCCCAGCGCTCTGCAGAAACCCACAGGCACCATCACGAAACCTCATCTGCTGGTCCTGACATTCGCGTAGCTCGCTCTACCGACGGCTGCACGTTTAGTCCTGGCGTTATTGTAGATTCGACCAGTTGCCCTTGCTGCCGCACAGCGCTCACGATCGATGCCCAGGGCGGGCTCTACGTTGCCTGGCGCAAGGTCTTTCCAGGCAACGTGCGCGACATTGTGGTGGCTGTATCACGCGACAGAGGACAGACATTCTCCCAGCCAGTGCGCGTCCAAACCGACGGCTGGGTGCTTGACGGCTGCCCACATGTGGGGCCAAGCTTGGCCGTCGATGATCGGCAACAACTGCATGTAGCTTGGTATACCGGAGCCCCTGAGCGAACAGGCATCTGGTATCGCCGCTTGAGCCCCCAGCTGCGCCCTGTCTTGGCAGCCCAACCGCTTGCTCAGGTCCTACCCATAGCCCAAATGCGGCTAGCTTGGGATACGTACCAGATGTGGGCAGCGTGGGAAGCGCCTACGAAGGGACAAGTGCGCCTGCAAGTTTTTTCCAAAACGGCGTTTCCAGACACAACGCAGGCGCTGAGTTTTATGGGTAGGAATCCTGCGTTGGCCGCAGTGGACGGCTGGGTTGTGCTGGCCGTGGAAACTGAGCAAGACGTGCGTGCCTATATTAAACGCCCTGCGGCCAAACCCTAA
- a CDS encoding HupE/UreJ family protein — translation MNPSRLPLAAVLCWLPILVLTAPASALAHTGLTPTTSWGYGLLHPLTGLDHLLAAVGVGLWAALQAHVLARRLLFVFLSMLLVGLPLGAAWPTETTEWSVLASVLLLGTMLVLVSRPPAAVSLLLIALFGLLHGHVHGTEILPETGWAYALGWMLATGLLTFTGYAIGRLLHHRQVVGVFRLAGFMLIGAMIALL, via the coding sequence ATGAACCCTTCACGTCTTCCTTTAGCAGCGGTGCTGTGCTGGCTGCCCATCCTCGTGCTCACAGCGCCTGCTTCAGCACTGGCCCATACGGGGTTGACACCAACCACAAGCTGGGGCTACGGCTTGCTACATCCGCTCACCGGCCTAGATCACTTGCTAGCTGCAGTGGGGGTGGGTTTATGGGCTGCCTTGCAGGCACATGTTCTTGCACGCCGCTTACTGTTCGTTTTTTTGAGCATGCTCCTGGTCGGACTACCGCTTGGAGCTGCTTGGCCCACGGAGACCACCGAATGGAGCGTGCTGGCTTCGGTGCTGCTTTTGGGCACAATGCTGGTTTTGGTGTCTCGCCCACCTGCTGCAGTTAGTCTACTGCTTATTGCGCTGTTTGGTTTGCTACACGGACACGTCCACGGCACCGAAATCCTGCCTGAGACGGGCTGGGCTTATGCCCTTGGATGGATGCTTGCCACAGGCCTGTTAACCTTTACGGGCTACGCGATCGGACGCTTGCTGCACCACCGACAGGTGGTTGGCGTTTTTCGGCTTGCCGGTTTCATGCTTATTGGGGCGATGATTGCCCTGCTTTAA
- the hypB gene encoding hydrogenase nickel incorporation protein HypB, which produces MEPTLKIIQVARRVQADNNALAQALREQFDKAGVRVLNLIAAPGAGKTSLIARTLEQLGRRLQIGVLEGDIAGSIDTQKVLQAGARDAVQINTGGTCHLEARMVAEALGQLELEALDLLFIENVGNLICPTHWDLGAHYTVCIVSAAEGHDKPLKYPAIFVRSDAIVLNKIDLAPLCGFDHDQFYLHLRALTQAPVFELSCRTGEGLASWITWLTNVL; this is translated from the coding sequence ATGGAGCCTACGCTAAAAATCATCCAGGTAGCGCGCCGCGTGCAGGCCGATAACAACGCCTTAGCCCAGGCGCTACGTGAGCAGTTCGACAAGGCCGGCGTGCGCGTGCTTAACTTGATTGCTGCCCCAGGGGCGGGCAAAACCAGTTTGATTGCTCGGACGCTGGAGCAGCTTGGCCGGCGCCTGCAAATTGGCGTGCTGGAAGGCGACATTGCCGGTAGCATCGATACCCAAAAGGTCCTTCAGGCCGGCGCCCGTGATGCCGTACAGATCAACACGGGTGGAACCTGCCATTTAGAAGCCCGCATGGTTGCCGAAGCCCTTGGCCAACTTGAACTGGAGGCGCTCGACTTACTCTTTATCGAAAACGTCGGCAATCTTATTTGCCCAACCCACTGGGATTTAGGCGCGCACTATACGGTATGCATCGTCAGCGCTGCCGAAGGGCACGACAAGCCACTCAAATATCCAGCTATTTTTGTTCGGAGCGATGCGATTGTACTCAATAAAATCGACTTAGCCCCGCTATGTGGTTTTGACCACGATCAGTTCTACCTCCACCTCAGAGCCCTTACCCAAGCCCCGGTTTTTGAGCTCTCCTGTCGCACGGGTGAAGGTTTGGCGTCGTGGATTACTTGGTTAACCAATGTATTGTAA
- a CDS encoding NAD(P)-dependent oxidoreductase, with protein MEAIANFRTVFEEERPRLTDVAALLEASRCLECGRDGRPAPCIEACPTRIDIPGFIRAIREGDPLTSARIIFEANVLGGSCARVCPVEALCEGACVLTHEKRRPVAIGRLQRYATDAAFAAGIALHPPRRQAQLPLSVGVIGAGPAGLACAAELARLGHEVTVYEARSEPGGLVVSAIAPYKQMVEPIPQEVEAIRALGVTFCFNTSIGEDLSFAELESRHDALFLAVGLDGDMPLEIAGSDLEGVWPSLRFIERLKAMDPPPIGENVVVIGGGNTAIDVAREAVRLGARHVTVLYRRTEAEMPAFRHEVEAARDEGVQFEWLTLPVRLLGEVRVSGVECVRTRLVPDPSGGRPRPQVVEGTEFVLPADTVVFAIGQQPRTNLLATIPDLRIEQGRVWVDEHFQTSHPRLFAGGDCVNGGATVVEAVAQGKRAAHAIAQRIQPLESRPRPMTDRKETLQ; from the coding sequence ATGGAAGCCATCGCTAACTTTCGTACGGTTTTTGAAGAAGAGCGCCCCCGCCTGACGGATGTTGCAGCGCTACTGGAGGCTTCGCGTTGTCTGGAATGTGGGCGTGATGGGCGGCCGGCCCCTTGCATTGAGGCTTGTCCTACCCGCATTGATATTCCCGGTTTTATTCGGGCTATTCGTGAAGGCGACCCGCTGACCTCAGCGCGAATCATTTTCGAGGCGAACGTGCTAGGGGGAAGCTGCGCGCGCGTCTGTCCGGTGGAAGCGCTTTGCGAAGGTGCTTGCGTGCTCACGCACGAGAAACGCCGGCCGGTAGCTATTGGCCGTCTGCAACGCTACGCAACCGACGCTGCGTTTGCAGCGGGTATCGCCCTCCATCCTCCCCGCCGGCAGGCTCAGCTACCGCTCAGCGTAGGCGTTATTGGAGCTGGCCCGGCCGGACTGGCCTGTGCTGCAGAGCTGGCTCGTTTGGGTCATGAAGTCACCGTTTATGAAGCCCGCTCAGAGCCAGGAGGGCTAGTCGTTTCGGCCATTGCACCCTACAAACAGATGGTCGAGCCGATTCCCCAGGAAGTTGAAGCCATCCGAGCGCTAGGCGTCACCTTCTGCTTTAACACCAGCATAGGGGAAGATCTTTCGTTTGCTGAATTGGAATCGCGGCATGATGCCCTGTTTTTAGCAGTGGGCTTAGATGGGGATATGCCGCTTGAAATCGCAGGAAGCGACCTGGAAGGCGTTTGGCCTTCCCTACGCTTCATCGAACGCCTAAAGGCCATGGATCCGCCACCGATAGGCGAAAACGTTGTGGTGATCGGTGGCGGCAACACGGCAATCGACGTGGCCCGTGAAGCGGTGCGTCTAGGAGCGCGGCACGTCACCGTGCTTTACCGTCGCACGGAAGCTGAAATGCCGGCTTTCCGGCACGAGGTGGAAGCTGCACGGGACGAGGGTGTGCAGTTTGAATGGCTTACGCTACCGGTACGTCTGCTGGGGGAGGTGCGCGTTTCGGGGGTTGAATGTGTCCGAACGCGCCTGGTGCCTGATCCTTCCGGTGGGCGTCCGCGACCGCAAGTCGTCGAAGGCACCGAGTTTGTTTTGCCAGCCGATACAGTAGTCTTTGCTATTGGGCAACAACCACGCACCAATCTGCTGGCCACGATCCCAGACCTTCGCATAGAGCAAGGGCGCGTGTGGGTGGATGAGCATTTTCAGACCAGCCATCCACGACTGTTTGCTGGCGGCGATTGCGTCAATGGCGGTGCTACCGTAGTCGAGGCTGTAGCGCAGGGCAAGCGGGCGGCCCATGCTATTGCCCAACGTATTCAGCCCTTAGAAAGTCGGCCTAGGCCGATGACCGACCGAAAAGAGACCCTACAATGA
- a CDS encoding 2-oxoacid:acceptor oxidoreductase family protein, which translates to MNMLEIRWHGRGGQGAITVSKILALAALRSGKYAQAFPEYGPERSGAPVRAYNRIDDRPIVLHSGVYTPQRVVVLDETLLEAEDVCEGLAPDGALVLHTHRSPELIREQTGYAGRIVCVDAATIAESTGARFANVPLLGALASTLDFLPLATLEEALRTFLGKRRPEVVAANIEALRRGYAETATLEAIVPDSLPLRPRPEGARMLLPYHKLPIGGVITPEIRWFPKTGGWRNERPVFHETLCVNCLLCWAHCPEPAILVHNRRMEGINYDYCKGCGICATSCPTGALSMVPENTAEPVVVAATAHNPG; encoded by the coding sequence ATGAACATGCTGGAAATTCGCTGGCACGGACGTGGTGGCCAAGGGGCCATCACTGTATCCAAAATCCTGGCGCTGGCTGCTTTACGCAGTGGCAAATATGCCCAGGCCTTTCCGGAGTACGGTCCGGAACGCAGCGGCGCCCCCGTACGTGCCTACAACCGGATCGACGATCGGCCTATTGTACTGCATTCGGGCGTCTACACGCCACAGCGTGTGGTGGTGCTGGACGAGACGCTGCTGGAGGCCGAAGACGTATGCGAAGGATTGGCACCAGATGGCGCTTTGGTGCTCCATACCCATCGTTCGCCCGAACTCATCCGAGAGCAAACAGGCTATGCCGGACGCATCGTGTGCGTCGATGCCGCAACGATTGCTGAAAGCACCGGTGCCCGCTTTGCTAACGTGCCGCTGCTAGGCGCCTTAGCCAGCACACTGGATTTTCTGCCGCTGGCCACGCTGGAAGAAGCGCTACGCACCTTCCTGGGTAAACGTCGGCCCGAAGTGGTTGCGGCCAACATCGAGGCGCTGCGTCGCGGCTACGCAGAGACAGCAACGCTAGAGGCCATTGTACCCGATAGCCTGCCGCTTCGCCCCCGTCCCGAAGGGGCACGGATGCTGCTGCCGTATCACAAGCTGCCCATAGGGGGCGTTATCACGCCCGAAATTCGTTGGTTTCCCAAAACCGGTGGCTGGCGTAACGAACGGCCGGTTTTCCACGAAACGCTTTGCGTCAACTGCCTGCTCTGCTGGGCTCATTGCCCAGAACCGGCCATCCTGGTACACAACCGTCGGATGGAAGGGATCAACTATGACTACTGCAAAGGCTGTGGCATTTGCGCGACCTCATGCCCCACAGGGGCGCTCAGCATGGTCCCGGAAAACACAGCTGAACCGGTCGTCGTCGCCGCAACCGCACACAACCCTGGATAA
- the porA gene encoding pyruvate ferredoxin oxidoreductase — translation MPRLEAAQLLTGAQAVAHAMRQIEPDVVPVYPITPQTPIVEEFAQMVADGRCDTEIINVESEHSAMSAAIGASVAGARVMTATASQGLALMIEVLYIAASMRCPIVMPLGNRALSGPINIHCDHSDAMLARDSGAVQIFTENGQEAYDYTLMAVRLAEDERVRLPVLVNLDGFTLTHSAEAVELLADEVARAFVGRYRPHYPLLDTRRPTTQGPFDMPDFYYEHKRQQDEALRSVLTVFPEVQHAYAEATGRNYLGYYEAYCLEDADFALVVLGSTAGTAKAVVEALREEGQRVGLLKLWLFRPFPHAAVANALRGKQAVAVMDRALSFGSWGPLYTEMAAALYGLPEAERPQLYNFTYGLGGRDVTPDQIAEAFRRIQDPRTPTQHMHYLGVRA, via the coding sequence ATTCCGCGGCTTGAAGCTGCCCAACTGCTCACCGGCGCACAGGCGGTTGCCCACGCTATGCGCCAGATCGAACCCGACGTCGTGCCGGTCTATCCGATTACGCCACAAACTCCAATTGTTGAGGAGTTTGCGCAGATGGTTGCTGATGGCCGCTGCGACACCGAGATCATCAACGTCGAATCGGAGCATTCGGCCATGAGTGCAGCCATCGGCGCCTCGGTAGCCGGTGCACGGGTAATGACGGCCACAGCTTCGCAAGGCCTGGCCTTAATGATTGAAGTCCTCTACATCGCTGCTTCGATGCGCTGCCCGATCGTGATGCCCCTAGGCAACCGAGCCCTCAGCGGACCCATCAATATTCACTGTGACCACTCCGATGCTATGCTGGCCCGCGACTCGGGTGCTGTCCAGATCTTCACCGAAAATGGCCAAGAGGCCTACGATTACACGCTGATGGCTGTGCGCTTGGCAGAAGATGAACGGGTACGATTACCTGTGCTGGTGAACCTGGACGGCTTTACACTTACGCACTCGGCTGAGGCTGTCGAGCTGCTAGCCGACGAGGTAGCACGTGCGTTTGTGGGACGCTACCGTCCGCACTATCCCTTGTTGGACACAAGGCGACCCACAACGCAAGGGCCTTTCGACATGCCCGATTTCTACTACGAACACAAGCGTCAGCAAGATGAAGCCCTACGGAGCGTATTAACCGTCTTTCCTGAAGTGCAGCACGCCTATGCCGAGGCCACAGGGCGCAACTATCTGGGCTACTACGAAGCCTATTGCCTTGAAGATGCGGATTTTGCCCTGGTCGTCCTAGGATCGACCGCAGGTACGGCCAAAGCGGTCGTTGAGGCGCTGCGCGAGGAAGGCCAGCGCGTAGGTTTGCTGAAGCTTTGGCTCTTTCGCCCCTTCCCACACGCAGCTGTAGCCAACGCCCTGCGCGGCAAGCAGGCCGTAGCTGTCATGGACCGGGCGTTATCGTTTGGCAGCTGGGGACCACTTTACACGGAAATGGCGGCTGCACTTTACGGACTACCCGAGGCCGAACGTCCCCAATTGTACAACTTTACCTATGGTCTGGGGGGGCGAGATGTGACGCCTGACCAGATCGCGGAAGCCTTCAGACGTATCCAAGACCCGCGTACGCCCACGCAACACATGCATTACTTGGGTGTACGCGCTTAA